A portion of the Cryptomeria japonica chromosome 5, Sugi_1.0, whole genome shotgun sequence genome contains these proteins:
- the LOC131876002 gene encoding uncharacterized protein LOC131876002 has translation MEYKREWHHHLRSALWADRITPKQILKNSLYKLVYRKDALFPLSLEISVLQLLKSMDIAENGPMAIRLVEIMELEESREAAFTTLQDRQEVVKRWFDSKKSSDVIFTHGDLVLKYNERMAKLGQHAKFDCLWEGPFRIVGCKGFNAFKLEDMNGDSLSIPVNSFHLKPFH, from the coding sequence AtggaatataagagggagtggcaccaccaCCTAAGGAGCGCATTATGGGCAGACCGCATAACACCCAAACAAATTCTAAAAAACTCCCTGTACAAGCTGGTATACAGGAAAGATGCACTTTTTCCCTTGTCACTAGAGATTTCGGTGTTGCAATTGCTAAAATCTATGGATATCGCTGAAAATGGTCCAATGGCCATAAGGTTAGTAGAGATTATGGAACTAGAGGAATCGAGGGAGGCTGCCTTCACAACTCTCCAAGATAGACAAGAAGTCGTAAAAAGGTGgtttgatagtaaaaagagttctgATGTGATTTTCACCCATGGAGACCTTGTTCTAAAGTATAATGAGAGAATGGCAAAACTGGGTCAGCATGCCAAGTTCGATTGTCTATGGGAGGGCCCTTTCCGCATTGTAGGATGCAAAGGTTTCAATGCTTTCAAGTTAGAAGATATGAATGGAGACTCCCTCTCCATCCCAGTTAATAGTTTTCACCTCAAGCCTTTTCATTAA